The nucleotide window TTGAGGTGGACCCCGCCGTTGTCCTCCTCCGTCTCGATGTAGTCGTCCATCGTCGCGGGCTGCGGGTCCTTGCCGAGTACGTCGTCGTCGTACGCCGTGCCCGGAGCCTTCATCGAGCGCAGGGCCACCCCGCTGACCCGCGGCGCGAGCAGACCCGCGCCGATCAGCCAGTCGGCCTCCCGCGCGCTCTGGCCCAGGGAGTACTGCTTCACCAGTGCGCCGAAGACGTCCGAGACGGACTCGTTGAGCGCGCCCGGCTGGCCCTCGTACACCAGGTTGGCCGTGTACTGCGTCAGCCCGTGCGCCAGTTCGTGGGCGATCACGTCGATGGCGACCGTGAAGTCGAGGAAGATCTCCCCGTCCCCGTCCCCGAACACCATCTGCTCGCCGTCGAAGAACGCGTTGTTGTACTGCTCGTCGTAGTGCACGGAGCCGATGAGCGGCAGCCCGTTCCCGTCGATCGAACTGCGGCCGTACTCCTTGTGCAGCAGTTCGAACGTCGCGCCGAGCCCCGCGTACGCGCGGTTGACGCTCGCGTCCTGGGTGGGCTCCTCGCCCTCGTCGCGGACCTGGTGGCCCGGCAGGTCGGTGCCGTGACGGCAGTCGTACAGGGTCCGGTGCGGAGTGGTGGGGGGAGTGCCGGCCGTGCTCCGGACGGTGGGGACGCCGGCCAGGGCGGTCAGCCTGCGGCGGGCACGTTTGGCGGCGTCGGCCTCCAGGGTCCGGCGTGCGGGACCGGAGAGGAGGGGGTCGCCCGACTGCGACAGCTTGTCGAGGATCTGGGGCGGCACGATGGTGCAGAAGACGGGGCTTGGCCCGTTGCTGAGGCGAGGCTGCATGCCAAAAACTGTGGCACTCCGTGACGACGCTGTCGCCGATTGCGAAGATGATTGACGAAATGGAGTGATAGGTCACTGTTCACCCGTTACCGATGCCCCGGTCCCGCATACTGATACGGCACCGGCGTCCCGGGGGCCTCTCGGGTAGTCTCGCCGCATCATGCGTTTCTGGCTGCTCCTTCTTAGCTGCCGCGGCGAGGGTCTGTAGTTGTAGGCCGACCCCCTCCCCGCGGAGTCCGGTGTTGCAGCGACACAGTCGGCCGTCCCCAGCGCGGACCCCGAGGAGCCCTACGCCATGACCGCAGTGAATCCCGTCGAGAACGCCGTCGGCCGCCCCACTCCCGTCACCAACGCCACGCACCTCCAGAAGCCCTCCGGGATGCCCGTCCACAAGTACGGCCGCTACGACGCCGTGGACATCCCCGACCGCACGTGGCCGGAACAACGCATCACCCGGGCGCCCCGCTGGCTGTCCACCGATCTGCGCGACGGCAACCAGGCCCTGATCGACCCGATGTCCCCGGCCCGCAAGCGCGAGATGTTCGATCTGCTCGTACGCATGGGTTACAAGGAGATCGAGGTCGGCTTCCCGTCCTCCGGCGACACCGACTTCAACTTCGTGCGCTCCATCATCGAAGAGGGCGCGATTCCCGAGGACGTGACGATCTCCGTCCTCACGCAGGCCCGCGAGGACCTGATCGAGCGGACCGTGGAGTCCCTGCGCGGCGCACACCGGGCCACCGTGCACCTGTACAACGCCACGGCGCCGACGTTCCGCCGGGTCGTCTTCCGTGGTTCCAAGGACGACATCAAGCAGATCGCGGTCGACGGCACGCGCCTGGTGATGGAGTACGCCGAGAAGATCCTCGGCCCGGAGACGACGTTCGGCTACCAGTACAGCCCGGAGATCTTCACCGACACCGAGCTGGACTTCGCCCTGGAGGTCTGCGAGGCCGTCTGTGACGTCTGGCAGCCGGAGGCCGGCCGGGAGATCATCCTGAACCTGCCCGCCACGGTGGAGCGTTCGACACCGTCCACGCACGCGGACCGCTTCGAGTGGATGTCGCGTCATCTGACCCGCCGCGAGCACGTCTGTCTGTCGGTCCACCCGCACAACGACCGGGGCACCGCCGTCGCCGCGGCCGAACTGGCGATCATGGCGGGTGCGGACCGGATCGAGGGCTGCCTGTTCGGACAGGGCGAGCGCACCGGCAACGTCGACCTGGTCACGCTGGGCATGAACCTGTTCTCGCAGGGCGTCGACCCGCAGATCGACTTCTCGCAGATCGACGAGATCCGCCGTACGTCCGAGTACTGCAACCAGATGGAGATCCACCCGCGCCACCCCT belongs to Streptomyces finlayi and includes:
- the leuA gene encoding 2-isopropylmalate synthase; translated protein: MTAVNPVENAVGRPTPVTNATHLQKPSGMPVHKYGRYDAVDIPDRTWPEQRITRAPRWLSTDLRDGNQALIDPMSPARKREMFDLLVRMGYKEIEVGFPSSGDTDFNFVRSIIEEGAIPEDVTISVLTQAREDLIERTVESLRGAHRATVHLYNATAPTFRRVVFRGSKDDIKQIAVDGTRLVMEYAEKILGPETTFGYQYSPEIFTDTELDFALEVCEAVCDVWQPEAGREIILNLPATVERSTPSTHADRFEWMSRHLTRREHVCLSVHPHNDRGTAVAAAELAIMAGADRIEGCLFGQGERTGNVDLVTLGMNLFSQGVDPQIDFSQIDEIRRTSEYCNQMEIHPRHPYAGDLVYTAFSGSHQDAIKKGFDAMEADAAAQGKTVDDIEWAVPYLPIDPKDVGRSYEAVIRVNSQSGKGGIAYVLKNDHKLDLPRRMQIEFSRIIQAKTDAEGGEVTPAQIWSTFQDEYLPNAENAWGRVQIRSGQTTTDTEVGDTLTVEATVDGVDTVLTGTGNGPISAFFGALQAIGIDVRLLDYTEHTMSEGASAQAASYIECAIDGKVLWGIGIDANTTRASLKAVVSAVNRATR
- a CDS encoding M4 family metallopeptidase; translated protein: MQPRLSNGPSPVFCTIVPPQILDKLSQSGDPLLSGPARRTLEADAAKRARRRLTALAGVPTVRSTAGTPPTTPHRTLYDCRHGTDLPGHQVRDEGEEPTQDASVNRAYAGLGATFELLHKEYGRSSIDGNGLPLIGSVHYDEQYNNAFFDGEQMVFGDGDGEIFLDFTVAIDVIAHELAHGLTQYTANLVYEGQPGALNESVSDVFGALVKQYSLGQSAREADWLIGAGLLAPRVSGVALRSMKAPGTAYDDDVLGKDPQPATMDDYIETEEDNGGVHLNSGIPNRAFHLLATALGGKAWERAGQIWFDVLTGGELASDADFATFARLTVTAAKTRFGTGDEAEAVTKAWSEVGVPTT